The DNA segment CATGAATCATCGACGACAGGAACACATAGTTGTCGCCAGCTCCGCCGACTTCTTCCGGCACCTTGATGATCCGTGGCAGCAGGCGCGGCGCCGGGATGATCGCCAGGCCGGAGTCGCGACCGAAGGCGTCGATACCTTCGAGCTCGACGATGAAGTTCAGGCTCTTGTTCACCAGCAACGGGAACGGGTGCGTCGGGTCGAGGCCGATCGGGGTGATGATCGGCGCGATCTCGTCGCGGAAGTAACGGCGCACCCAGGTTTTGAGCTTGGTGGTCCAGTTACGCCGACGGATAAAGCGCACCTGATGCTTTTCCAGCTCCGGCAACAGGATGTCGTTAAGGATCGCGTATTGGCGGTCAACATGACCGTGAACCAGTTCGCTGATCCGCGCCAGCGCCTGATGCGGCTGCAGGCCATCGGCGCCGGCCTGTTCACGGGCGAAGGTGATCTGCTTTTTCAGCCCGGCGACGCGGATCTCGAAGAATTCGTCGAGGTTGCTGGAGAAGATCAGCAGAAACTTCAGCCGCTCCAGCAACGGGTAGGACTCGTCCAGCGCCTGTTCCAGCACGCGGATGTTGAATTGCAGTTGTGAGAGCTCGCGGTGGATGTACAGGCTGCTGTCATCCAGGCCGGGGATGGCGATCGCCGGCACCGCCACTGCGGGTTCGGCGACCGGCGCGGGTGGCGCAGGCTCGAGTTCCGGCGGGGTCTCGGCGATCTGCTCGACCACCGGCTGAGCTTCTTTTACGGCAACTTCAGTGAGTCCTTCGGTATTCATCGCATGTTCCTGGGAGGGCTATTTTTGCTCTCGTAACAATTGAGCGGCACGAACGGCAAAGTAAGTCAGGATGCCATCTGCGCCGGCACGTTTAAAGGCGGTCAGTGATTCAAGAATCACCGCTTCGCTCAACCAGCCATTCTGAATGGCGGCCATGTGCATGGCGTACTCGCCACTGACCTGATAGACGAAGGTCGGCACCTTGAAGGCATCTTTGACCCGAAAAAGAATGTCCAGGTACGGCATGCCCGGCTTGACCATGACCATGTCCGCGCCTTCGGCCAGGTCCGCACCGACTTCGTGCAGCGCTTCGTCGCTGTTGGCCGGGTCCATCTGGTAGGACGCCTTGTTGGCTTTGCCGAGGTTGCTGGCCGACCCGACCGCATCGCGGAACGGGCCGTAGTAGGCGCTGGCGTACTTGGCCGAATAGGCCATGATCCGCACGTTGACGTGGCCGGCGATTTCCAGCGCTTCACGAATGGCCTGAATGCGCCCGTCCATCATGTCCGACGGCGCCACCACTTGCGCACCGGCTTCGGCATGGGACAGCGCCTGGCGGACCAGTGCATCGACGGTGATGTCGTTCTGCACGTAGCCGTCTTCGTCGAGGATGCCGTCCTGGCCGTGAGTGGTGAACGGATCCAGCGCCACATCGGTGATGACGCCCAGCTCCGGAAAACGCTGACGCAGAGCGCGGGTCGCGCGTTGGGCAATGCCTTGCGGGTTCCACGCTTCGGCAGCGTCGAGGGATTTCAGTTCCGGCGGGGTGACCGGGAACAGCGCCAGTGCCGGAATCCCCAGCTTAACCCACTTGGCCGCTTCTTCGAGCAGCAAGTCGATCGTCAGCCGCTCCACGCCCGGCATCGACGTTACGGCTTCGCGGCGGTTTTCGCCGTCGAGCACGAACACCGGCAGGATCAGGTCATCGACTGTCAGTACATTTTCCCGCACCAGCCGACGCGAAAAATCATCACGGCGGTTGCGACGCAGACGGGTAGCAGGGAACAGGCGATTGGCGGGGGTAAAGCTCACGGCGGACTCCTGAGCCCGGGCAAAACGGGCGAGCGTGACAGTTATAGACGGCCATTATGACCAACAGATGACAGTTATGTGTGCCCCTTGTCACGTAGCCGCATTCCATTGTCAGCGTAGGAAATGTTCACGTCGAGACACATTTGGACACTTTCATGAATGTGTCCGAAGGGTTAGGCTGCGCGTTCATTTCGCCAGCACCCAGACAATGCTCCAACAATTTCTGCACGACTTTGGCTACTTTGCCTTGTTTCTCGGCACGTTTTTCGAAGGCGAAACCATCCTGGTGCTCGCAGGCTTCCTCGCGTTCCGCGGATACATGGACATCAACCTGGTGGTGGTCGTGGCCTTTTGCGGCAGTTATGCCGGCGATCAGCTGTGGTACTTCCTCGGTCGCAAGCACGGGCGCAAATTGCTCGCGCGCAAACCACGCTGGCAGCTGATGGGCGACCGTGCGCTGGAGCATATCCGCAAGCATCCGGATATCTGGGTCCTGAGTTTCCGCTTTGTCTATGGCCTGCGCACGGTGATGCCGGTGGCGATCGGTCTGTCAGGTTATCCGCCGGGACGTTACCTGCTGCTCAACGGCATTGGCGCCGCGATCTGGGCCACGGCACTGGCAGCGGCCGCGTATCACTTCGGTGCAGTGCTCGAAGGCATGCTCGGCAGTATCAAGAAGTACGAGCTGTGGGTGCTCGGCGCCCTGCTGATCCTCGGCCTCGGGCTGTGGCTGCGCCGGCGCTTCAAGAACGCGCGCCTGGCCAGGCAGATTTATCAGGACGAGCAACTGGCCAAAGCCGCCGAGGCCGAACAGTTGCGCAACGCCGAAGCCTCCGGCCCCGCCGAACCCAAGACCCCGACCGAGTAAAGCGCCGCACGCTCTCATGCCTGCGGCCGTGCCCGGTGCGCCGGGTCTTCACGCCCTACTGTTTCCCCTCCCGGCACGCTTGCGTCGCCCGCAAAAAATGAACACCCCGCCGCCGTTGCGATCCATGAAGAGAGGGTTCTGTGCCCGATACCGCCGCCCGTTGCGCCTATGGCAACGCGCGACGATTTAGTGGACATTGAGCGCCATGAATCTGGAGAGAAACCCATGAGCAAAAAAGTTGCAGTGATCCTGTCCGGCAGTGGCGTGTATGACGGCGCCGAGATCCAGGAAAGCGTGATTACCCTGCTGCGCCTCGATCAGCGCGGCGCGCAGGTGCAGTGCTTCGCGCCGAACATCGCGCAATTGCATGTGATCAATCACCTCACCGGCGAGGAAATGCCCGAGTCGCGCAATGTGCTGGTGGAATCGGCGCGCATTGCCCGTGGCAACGTCAAGGACATCCGCGACGCCGACGTCGAGGAGTTCGACGCGCTGATCGTGCCGGGCGGTTTCGGTGCGGCGAAAAATCTCTCGAATTTCGCCATCGAAGGCGCTGGTTGCAGCGTACAGCCTGAAGTACTGGCGCTGGCCGAGGCGTTTGCCGAAGCGGGCAAACCGGTCGGCCTGATCTGCATTTCCCCGGCGCTGGCAGCAAAAATCTACGGCCCCGGCGTGACCTGCACCATCGGCAACGATGCCGACACCGCCGCGGCCATGAGCAAAATGGGCGCGACCCACGAAGAGTGCGCGGTGACCGAGATCGTCGAAGACAAGGCGCGCAAACTCGTCACCACCCCAGCCTACATGCTGGCGCAGACCATCAGTGAAGCGGCGTCGGGCATCAACAAACTGGTCGACCGCGTGCTCGAGCTGACCCACGAGAACGACGCCTGATCCGCTCTTTCACCTGATCGTTCCCACGCTCCGCGTGGGAATGCATTCAGGGACGCTCCGCGTTCCGGCCTCACCACAGATGTATGACCAATAGCAGCGGACGCAGAGCGTCCAAGGCTGCATTTCCACGCAGAGCGTGGGAACGATCATCAACCGGCGGCGCGGGTCAGTCGTGTGAGAATCCGGTCCAGCGCATTGGCAAACGCCTGCTTCTCCCGCTCGCCGAACGGCGCCGGGCCGCCACTGACCTGCCCCTGCTCACGCAAATCGGTAAACAGGTTGCGCACCGCCAGGCGCTCGCCCATGTTCTGCGCATCGAACTCCTTGCCGCGCGGATCCAGCGCCGCCACGCCTTTCTTCACCAAGCGGTCGGCCAGCGGGATATCGCTGCAGATCACCAGCTCACCGGGCACCGCGTGCTCGACCAGATAATCATCCGCCGCATCCGGCCCGCTCGGCACCACGATCAGTTTGACGATCGCCAGCCCCGGCTTTGTCTGCGGTTGCCCAGCCACCAGCACCACCTCGAACTGGCGCTTGAGGGCGAACTTCACCACCAGATCCTTCGCCGCCCGCGGGCAGGCGTCGGCATCGATCCAGACACGCATTTTCTTTCTCCAAAAACGAACAGGCTCGCTCCCCACAGGATACACACCGATCCAAGGAGCGAGCCTGCTCGCGAAGTGAGCGCCAGCGAATGCTGGTTAAACGGCGACGCGGCGCTTCTCCGCCACCCAACTACGCCCGTACAGCACCACAATCGCCAGAATCGCCACGACCTGCGCCGTCAGTGAATAGGCATCGGCATGGATACCCAGCCAGTCGAATTCAAAGAACGCCACTGGCCGCGTGCCGAAGATCCCGGCCTCTTGCAACGCTTTCACGCCATGCCCGGCAAACACCACCGACAACGCGCACAGCAGCGCCGCGTTGATGCTGAAGAACAACGTCAGCGGCAATTTCGCCGAACCACGCAGGATCACCCACGCCAGACCGACCAGCAGCACCAGCGCCGTCGCCCCGCCCGCCAACACCGCGTTGTGCCCGGCAGGTCCGGCCTGCAACCACAGGGTTTCGTAAAACAGGATCACTTCGAACAGCTCGCGATACACCGAGAAGAACGCGAGGATTGCGAAGCCGAAACGCCCGCCACCGCCGACCAGACTGCTCTTGATGTAATCCTGCCAGGCGGCCGCATGCCGGCGATCGTGCATCCACACGCCGAGCCACAACACCATGACACTGGCGAACAGGGCCGTCGCGCCTTCTAGCAATTCACGCTGCGAACCGCTGACATCGATCACATAAGCCGCCAGCGCCCAGGTGCCCAGACCGGCCAGCAATGCCAGGCCCCAGCCGACGTTGACGCTGCGCACTGCCGATTGCTGCCCGGTGTTACGCAGGAACGCGAGGATGGCCGCCAGCACCAGAATCGCTTCCAGGCCTTCGCGCAGCAGAATCAGCAGCCCGGAGATGTAGCTCAGCGACCAGCTCAGGCCATCGCTGCCCAACAGACCAGCCGACTCCTTGAGTTTGGCCTTGGCCGCGTCCAGACGTTGCTCGGCCTGCTCGACCGGCAGGCCGTCCTGTAAGGATTGCCGATACGCCATCAGCGATTTTTCGGTGTCCTTGCGCACGTTGGCGTCGACATTATCCAGCGAGCTTTCGACCAGCTCGAAGCCTTCCAGATACGCCGCCACCGAAAGGTCGTACGCCTGATCGTGCTCACCGGCGCGGTAGGCCGCCAGACTCTTGTCCAGAGTAGCGGCGGTGTAGTCGAGCAACTGCGCCGGGCCACGCTTGACCTGCGGCGGTTGCGCCCGTTGTGCACGGAATGTCGCCGCAGCTTGCGGACCTTCGGCGGCCTGCACTTCGGCCGGGGT comes from the Pseudomonas granadensis genome and includes:
- a CDS encoding YaiI/YqxD family protein, translated to MRVWIDADACPRAAKDLVVKFALKRQFEVVLVAGQPQTKPGLAIVKLIVVPSGPDAADDYLVEHAVPGELVICSDIPLADRLVKKGVAALDPRGKEFDAQNMGERLAVRNLFTDLREQGQVSGGPAPFGEREKQAFANALDRILTRLTRAAG
- the elbB gene encoding isoprenoid biosynthesis glyoxalase ElbB, whose protein sequence is MSKKVAVILSGSGVYDGAEIQESVITLLRLDQRGAQVQCFAPNIAQLHVINHLTGEEMPESRNVLVESARIARGNVKDIRDADVEEFDALIVPGGFGAAKNLSNFAIEGAGCSVQPEVLALAEAFAEAGKPVGLICISPALAAKIYGPGVTCTIGNDADTAAAMSKMGATHEECAVTEIVEDKARKLVTTPAYMLAQTISEAASGINKLVDRVLELTHENDA
- the hemB gene encoding porphobilinogen synthase, whose protein sequence is MSFTPANRLFPATRLRRNRRDDFSRRLVRENVLTVDDLILPVFVLDGENRREAVTSMPGVERLTIDLLLEEAAKWVKLGIPALALFPVTPPELKSLDAAEAWNPQGIAQRATRALRQRFPELGVITDVALDPFTTHGQDGILDEDGYVQNDITVDALVRQALSHAEAGAQVVAPSDMMDGRIQAIREALEIAGHVNVRIMAYSAKYASAYYGPFRDAVGSASNLGKANKASYQMDPANSDEALHEVGADLAEGADMVMVKPGMPYLDILFRVKDAFKVPTFVYQVSGEYAMHMAAIQNGWLSEAVILESLTAFKRAGADGILTYFAVRAAQLLREQK
- a CDS encoding DedA family protein; its protein translation is MLQQFLHDFGYFALFLGTFFEGETILVLAGFLAFRGYMDINLVVVVAFCGSYAGDQLWYFLGRKHGRKLLARKPRWQLMGDRALEHIRKHPDIWVLSFRFVYGLRTVMPVAIGLSGYPPGRYLLLNGIGAAIWATALAAAAYHFGAVLEGMLGSIKKYELWVLGALLILGLGLWLRRRFKNARLARQIYQDEQLAKAAEAEQLRNAEASGPAEPKTPTE
- a CDS encoding FTR1 family protein; the encoded protein is MTASSRLLAWLLFPLFALSSLPLLADTVEGAPQALHLLDYISADYPPTVEAGKVVDDAEYREQLEFTQALQGLIADMPAKPEKAALEQGVSALHTAISARQDGAEVARQARQLGAQLAVAYEVSQAPIITPDPTRGAPLYAQHCSVCHGDSGAGDGPAALGMSPAPANLRDAARIDHLSLYAIYNTLGQGVEGTDMPAFADQLDDRQRWDLATYIAGFSANATAAKADKTYNIADLARQTPAEVQAAEGPQAAATFRAQRAQPPQVKRGPAQLLDYTAATLDKSLAAYRAGEHDQAYDLSVAAYLEGFELVESSLDNVDANVRKDTEKSLMAYRQSLQDGLPVEQAEQRLDAAKAKLKESAGLLGSDGLSWSLSYISGLLILLREGLEAILVLAAILAFLRNTGQQSAVRSVNVGWGLALLAGLGTWALAAYVIDVSGSQRELLEGATALFASVMVLWLGVWMHDRRHAAAWQDYIKSSLVGGGGRFGFAILAFFSVYRELFEVILFYETLWLQAGPAGHNAVLAGGATALVLLVGLAWVILRGSAKLPLTLFFSINAALLCALSVVFAGHGVKALQEAGIFGTRPVAFFEFDWLGIHADAYSLTAQVVAILAIVVLYGRSWVAEKRRVAV